In bacterium, the DNA window CGTTTCCGGGCCAGCTATAAGTCATCATCTTTTCAAGAATCCGGGGCTCTATACTGTAATCCACTCCTCTGCCGTACATCTTTATAAAATGTTCCGCCAAAAATTTTATATCCTGCATATGGTCTCTCAGAGGAGGGATGAATATAGGGATCACATTCAAACGATAATATAAATCCTCCCGGAAAAAACCCTTTTCAACTAATTTCCCGAGATCTTTCTTGGTAGCGGCAATGATTCTTATGTCTATATGCACGGTTTCCGTGCCTCCCAGCCTTTCAAAACACCTTTCCTGAAGGACCCTGAGAAGCTTAACCTGAATTTTCGGGCTTATATCATCGATATCATCAAGAAATATCGTGCCTCCGTCCGCCTGTTCAAACCTCCCTATTTTTTTTGCTTTTGCATCCGTATACGCGCCCTTCTCATGTCCGAATAATTCATCTTCAAGAAGTGTTTCGGGAAAAACAGCACAGCTCAGCTTAACAAGCGTTTTTCTTTTTCTTAAGCTTTTCGCATGTATAAGATTTGCCACGAGTTCCTTGCCTGTACCCGATTCACCGCACAGCAAAACAGATGAATCCGCCGGAGCGACCGTTTCAATCAGGTTAAAAATCTCTTTCATTTCCCGGCTGCGGCCTACCAGATTGCCAAATCCGGCATCTCCCGATATTTGTTGCTTTAATTTAAAGTTTTCGACCTTCAGTTCATGCAATTCCTCTATCTTTTTTACTTTCAGGATTACTTCTTCGTTCATAAACGGTTTTACAATATAATCATTCGCGCCCAACTTCATAGCCTGCACAGCCTGTTCAACATCTCCAAACGCCGTAATCAGTATCACCTCCGTCTCGGGCATTTCATCTTTAATGTATTTAAGCAAAGATATACCGTTCATACCGGGCATGCGGATATCGGAAATTACACAGTCGAATTTCCGTTCTTTGAGCATATTAACGGCTTCATTCCCGTTTTCAACGGCAAAGACCGAAAATCCCGATTCTTCAAGGCTGTCTTTCAGCGTCAGCCTTATGCCCTGTTCATCATCAGCTATAAGAATTTTCACGCGTTATCTCCGGCAGAAGGAAATTTAATCACAAATTCCGTCCCGTAATCTTTTTTGCTCCTGACATCAATCATACCGTTATGATTTCTGATTATGTTATGTGTGATAGACAATCCAAGGCCTATTCCCCGGCCTGAGATCTTAGATGTATAGAAAAGGTCGAATATCTTAGGCAGTTCAACATCGTCTATTCCGCAGCCGTTATCCTTAATTTTCACAATCACAAAACCGTTTTCCGTTTCAGTGCTTATCTCTATTTTCCCCCCTTCGGAAACCGCGTCAACCGCATTAAGCAGGAGGTTAAGGAAGGCCTGCTGCAAATCGGACATATCGCCCGTAATTTTAGCACCTGAAATTTTAAACTTTGTTTTAACTTCAACCTGTTTCTCTTCTATCTTGTGCTCTATAAAAGCCAGCGATCTTTCCAATGCTTCGTTAATATTTACAGGCGCCGCGCTTGTTTTGCTCTGAGAAAATTCAAACCTTAAAATTTTTCTTACAGTATCGCGTATTTTCTGCAATCCGCTGTAAACCATATCCAGATATTCAATCTCCTTTGATGAAAGGTCCTGCTGTTTTCTCAATTGGGCAACAGCATTTATCATGCCCCCGAGAGGATTATTAATTTCATGGGCTATACCGGCTGCAAGCTGCCCGGTCGCGGCCAGCCTTTGAGCAATAATCATCTGCCTTTCTTTTTTATCAACTTCATTGTGAAGGCTTTCAAGCTTATTTTGATTTATATCCTTAAGGTTCTGCAGCTCAGTCGTCATCTTATTAAAAACGTTTATAAACGATGATATTTCATCTTGCCCCTTAAAAATTTCTATTGTTTTGCCGTAATCCTCTCTGGATATGCTTTCCAGCCGTTCTCGAAGGCGTTCAAGAGGCCTCAATATAAAACCTGAAATCATCATATACGCGGCCCATGATATTACAAGCATGCTCAATATAAAAATCAGTATTGAAAAATTAAAAGTGTTTGCTATTATTTTGCCCGTGAAAGGTTCCCTGTCTATGCCGGCGGAAATAAACAACGAGTTTTTATTATTCGAAACATAGATATCGCTGCCAGGCCTTATCAGGCTATTTTCCTTTTCGCTGACATTCACATTTACTATATAAGGGAACTTCTCGGACAGGGAAGCGAGTTTCTGATTCGCGGCATCGGGAAGGTTTATATCCGATACATTTAATCTGATGATTTCTTCCGCAAGACCGCTAAAATCCGAAACCGTGTTCCTCTCTATGATAAGCGCCTTTGTATAGAGGGCTGTGAAATAGGCAATGAACAAACCGCAAATAAGCACCATAAAAGCAAAGATAACAATTATAAACTTCTGTTTCAGGCTCATGGAATAGAAGACCCCGAGAAGCAAATACCAAAACAAGAGGATTCAGGAATAAGCTTTCTCGTTTTGTGCCCGCCTCTTTTATAAGTATCAAAAACCTGTTTTGCTATCCTGAAAGCTTCTGGATTAAAGCAATTAAAGGTAAAAACAGAGCTATGACAATAAAACCGACTATCACGGCCAATGAGACAATCAGCACAGGTTCCAAAAGAGAAGTCAACCCGGCAACCGCATTATCAACATCCTCATCATAATTGTCGGCTATTTTTATCAACATTTCCGCAAGTTCACCTGTTTCTTCGCCGACGTCTATCATACTTACGACAACAGGCGGGAAAACTTTACTCTGCTTCAGCGGTTCTACTATCGATTCTCCTTCCCTGATGCTGTCATGGACACTTTCGACAGCCGTTGATATCACTTCATTACCGACAGTATCTTTTACTATCGACAGCGCCTGCAGAATGGGAACTCCGCTCGTAATCAGCGTGCCGAGTGTTCTGGTAAACCGCGCAATCGCGACTTTCCTCACCAGCGACCCGAAAACCGGAGCATTGAGTTTCAGAGAGTCCATGGCAAACTTTCCTTTTTTGGTTTTCGCGATTAATTTTATCGAAACTACTATTCCCGCAATGGCTATAATAGGGACATACCAGTTCTCAATGCAAAAATCACTGGCATTAATCAAAAATTGTGTAACAGGCGGTAGCTCAAGTTTCATATCCTTAAACATATCTCCGAACTTGGGCACGATAAAAGCCATAAGGAAAGCCAATACGCCAAGAGCCACTATTATAACGAAAGCGGGATATATCATAGCCGATTTGACCTTAGCCTTCAGTTTTTCGCTTTTCTCCATAAAATCGGCAACCCTGTTCAGAACAAGCTCGAGAACTCCTCCCGCTTCGCCCGCTTTTACCATATTTACGAATAACTTTGAAAAAATCTTCGGATAATGAGCCAGCGCTTCGGAAAAGGTGCTGCCCCCTTCAACCATATCCGAAAGTTCGTTTACGGTTCTCTTCAATGTCGCGTTCTTCTCCTGACTCTTCAATACATTAAGACACCTTAAGAGCGGAAGCCCGGCATCAATCAATGTCGCAAGCTGTCTTGTGAACATAGCAAGATTTTTGCTTTTTACACCGCCGCCGAGAAAACTGAGTTCCATCTGCATAAAACTTTTCTTTCCCTGCTGAGGAGAACCCATCACCGGTTTTTTTGCATCCTGCTGTGTAACTTTAGTGGGAAATAAACCTTTATCTCTTAATTTCGCGATAGCATCATTGACATTGCTCGCATCAATTGTCCCGTGAATCTCTTTCCCCTTGGAATCCATGGCATTATAATTAAACATTCCCATATCGTTATCCTCCGAAGGATTTAACTGATTTCAGTCCACAAAGCCACTTCTTCTATGGTCGTGTCCCCGTCAAACAATTTTATCATGGCATCTTCATGCAAAGTCCTCATTCCGAGTTCTTTCGCTTTTTCTTTTATTGCCACCGCGGGGGCTTTTTCCATAATAAGTTCCCTTATTTCATCCGTTATGATAAGAAGCTCAAATATCCCCGCTCTACCCTTATATCCGGTATTGTTGCAGTTATCACAACCTTTACCGAAATAGAATTTTTTCCCTTTTACTTCATCGGGAGTCAATCCCACCTGTATAAGCATCTCTTCAGTCGGTTCAAACTCGGTTTTACATTTCGTACAAGTCGTTCTTACCAGCCGCTGCGCAAGAATCGCCTGGAGCGTCGACGTTATAAGGAACGGTTCAACATTCATATCTATCAGCCTGGTAATACTTCCTGACGCATCGTTGGTATGGAGCGTGCTGAAGACCAAATGTCCTGTCAGGGACGCCTGGATAGCAATTTCCGCCGTTTCAAGGTCGCGGATTTCCCCAACCATTATTTTATCGGGGTCCTGCCTCAATATGCTCCTGAGACAGCGGGCAAAGGTCAATCCTATTTCTTCTCTTATGGCTACCTGGATAATACCTTCTATATCATATTCAACGGGATCTTCCGTTGTTATAAGTTTTTCTTCTATCTTGTTTATTTTCCGGAGGCAGGAATATAACGTGGTTGTTTTCCCCGAACCTGTCGGACCTGTTACTATAACAATACCGTTTGGTTTGATTATCAAATCTTCAATAATTTTCATGGTGTCTTCTTTGAGTCCAAGCGCCTCGAGGTCAAGCTGGACATTGCTTCTGTCAAGAACTCTCATAACGACACTTTCGCCGAATTGCGTCGGAAGCGTGGAAATTCTCAAATCAACATTTCTTCCGCTTATATTCAACTGTATCCTGCCGTCCTGGGGAAGCCGCCTTTCCGCAATGTCAAGGTTCGCCATAACTTTTATTCTTGAGGTTATGGCCAGCGCCAGATGTTTAGGGGGCGGAACCATCTCATACAAAACTCCGTCTATCCTATAACGTATTTTAAATTCATCCTCGAAAGGTTCAAAATGGATATCGCTCGCCCTGTCTTTAATAGCCTGAATTAAAACAAGATTGAGGAGCCTTACTACGGGCGCTTCGCTCGCCAGTTCTTTCAGGCTTGTAAGGTCCATATTCTCCGAATCTTCAACCGAACCTGAAGGCATTTCTTCTTCTATCTCTTCCAAAAGTTCCGTAAATGTCTCGGTCTCATCTCCATAATATTTTTTAATAGCATCCTCTATATCCTGTTTGTTGCTGATAGCGCCTTTTATATCCATATCAATCATAAATCTCAAGTCATCAAGCATATTGGGATTGAGAGGATCCGCCATAGCAATAATCAAAGTATTGCCTCTTAATTCACAGGGTAAAATTTCATACAGCCTCGCCATATTTGAAGGAATCTTATCTATAACTTCTTTGGGGATCTCGGCTTTTTTTAAGTTAACTGTTTCCATGCCGAGTTCCTGGCCGAGAGCCATTATAATATCTTCTTCCGAAACATACCCGAAATCAACAAGAACATGTCCGAGCAGCCTGCCGGTACGCTCATGTTCATCTTTGGCTTCTCCAAGCTGTTCCTTTGTAATAAGCCCTCTCTCAACCAAGAGCTGTCCTAAAAAAATACTGTCGGTGGTCATCCTGTGTCTTACCTCTTGCCCTTGTTAAGTTTCTCGATAATTTCACCCGGGTCCTGAGCATATGCTATCAAATCCTCATACCTGATAAGATTGGCCCTGTAAAGTTCATACAGATGGGCATCAAGCGTATGCATTCCGAGTTTCTGTCCGGTCTGAAGATCCGAAACGATTCTGAAAGTTTTCTTCTCCCTGATATGAGCCCTTATCGAATCTGTGGCAATCATAACCTCAAAGGCGGCGATTCTGCCTTTGCCGTCGGCTTTTACCAATAACTGCTGGGATATCACAGCCTGGATGGACGCCGCAACCTGCTGTCTTATCTGCTCCTGCTGATTTGCGGGAAACGCATTGATTATCCTATCCATCGTCCTGACCGCGCCCGTCGTATGTAACGTCGCAAAGACAAGGTGCCCGGTTTCCGCCGCTGTTATCGCAGCCTCCATCGTGGTAACATCTCTCATTTCACCTACAAGCACTACATCCGGGTCCTGCCTTAATGCTCTCCTCAGCGCTTCGGAAAAGGATGGGACATCCACCCCTATTTCTCTTTGTGTTACAATACAGTTTTTGTGCTTATGATAATATTCAATAGGATCTTCAATAGTTATAATATGCGCTTTCCTCTCATCATTAATAAAGTCGATCATGGTGGCAAGCGTCGTGGTTTTTCCCGACCCGGTCGGGCCTGTAACCAGAACAAGTCCTCTCGGTTTATACAAAAGGTCTTTAAGTCCGGGGCCAAGCCCTATTTCTTCAAAACTCATAAGTTTAGACGGTATCAACCTCAAGCTTAATGCATACCTGCCTTTCTGACGGTAAACACTTACCCTGAACCTTGCCTGTTCTCCGAATCCGAAACCGAAATCGGTGCCACCCTCTTCTCTCACCCTCTGGATATGGACTTCGGATGTCACGGCTTTCATAAGACGTTCCGTGTCTGCGGGCGTAAGTTTTTCCCCTTCGATAGGGCACAGTTCCCCATCCATCCTTAAAACGGGCGGAGAATCAACGGTTATATGAAGGTCCGAAGCACTCTCATCCACAACCAACTGCAGAAGATCTTTCATCTCATACATATTTTTTCCCTCTCAAATTCATACTATTCAATATCCATCTGTGTAATGCGAAAAACTTCATCCAAAGTAGTAATCCCGCCCAAAACTTTTCTTATACCGTCTTCCCGCAAAGTTCTCATCCCCACTTCTCTTGCTTTCTGCCTTATAACTCCGCTCGTACATTTCTGATATATCATCTTTCTTATTTCATCATTGACTATCAGCAACTCATAGATTCCTATTCTTCCTCTATATCCCGTATTGTTACACTCGCTACAGCCGGCGCCTTTATAAAATTTCATATCTTTTATTTTCTCAGGGTCAAGTTTCGCGGCGGACATTTCATACTCGCTGGGCTTATATTCCTGTTTACACGCATTACAGATTTTCCTGACCAGCCTCTGAGCTAAAATAGCCTGTACGGAAGACGCAACCAGGAACGGTTTAACACCCTGGTCTATCAGCCTCGTAATGGCCCCCGATGAATCATTGGTATGAAGCGTGGAAAATACCAAATGACCTGTCAGGGACGCCTGTACCGCAATATTTGCCGTTTCAATATCACGGATTTCACCGATCATTATAACATTGGGAGCCTGCCTTAATATTGATCTCAGCACATTTGCGAATGTAAGACCTATATCCTCATTAACCTGCACCTGATTTATCCCTGACAGCATATACTCGACAGGGTCTTCAACCGTTATAATTTTTCTGTCAGGCCGGTTTATATAATTCAGAGCGCCGTACAGCGTCGTGGTTTTTCCGCTGCCGGTAGGGCCTGTTATAAGCAATATCCCGTTGGGGAGAGCTATGAGACTTTCAAAAGTTTCCTGGTCGTCGGCAAAAAATCCGAGTTCGGAAAGGCCCAGGAGAAGGCTTGATTTGTCAAGCAGCCTCAATACAACACTTTCCCCGTGATTGGCGGGCAGGGACGAAACACGCAAATCTATCTCTTTTCCCATCAGATTGATTTTTATCCTGCCGTCCTGAGGAAGCCGTTTTTCGGCAATAGACATATTGGACATAATTTTTATTCTCGAAATAATGGAACCCTGAAGTCTTTTGGGCGGAGACTGCATTTCATGAAGGACACCGTCTATTCTGTAACGGACCCTGAATTTTCTTTCCAGCGGTTCCAGATGAATATCGCTTGACCTCATCTTGAACGCTTCTAAAATCAGCAAACTTACAAGTTTTATAACGGGAGCTTCTTCGGCTACTCCTTCTTCTTCCGCATTGCGCGTTTTTTCATCTAAAAAAGTTATATCCCCCTCGCTGAGTTCGGCAATCATTTTATCCACTGTTTCTTCGGTAACTCCATAGTATTTATCAAGAGCCGCCAGGATGTCCTCTTTTGTGGCTACTACCCCTTCTATATTACACTTCAGAACAAAACTTAAATTATCAAATATATCCGCATCAGTGGGTTCGAACAGCGCAACCGTAAGAGTGTCTCCTTTCTTTTTGATGGGAACAATCTTGTACTTTTTTGCGGTTTCGGGCGGGATTAATTTTATTATGTCCTTGGGAATATCTATATCGCTTAACTGGATGAACTCCATTCCGAATTGGACTGCCAGAGCTTTAAGAATGTCAATTTCCCTGCACAAACCGAGCTCAACAAGGGCTTCCTGAAAACTTTTTCCTGTTTTGACAGAATGTTCCTTGGCCTTTTCAACGGATTCTTCATCAACCAGGCCGACATCCATCAGAATACTGGCAATATAATCACTTTGTTGGGTCATAAATATCCATCAAAATTTTAAAATAGAAATAAAAGCAAAGCCAAAAGAATCAGAAAGACCGTTACAAAAATGTAACATGTCTCACCTATAAGTTCAACTAATTACTATATTTTCAGATTGGGGTCTGCATGAAATCCGCCGTTCAGGCCTCTTCTGATAATTTCAAATCCCAAGCCGGCAACCATCGCCGCATTGTCAGTACACAAATCTAAAGGAGGGATAAAAAGCTCTATATTGTTTTTTTCACAATCTATCGAAAATTTCTCTCTCAGCCTGCTGTTGCATGCGACCCCTCCGCCTAAAATTATTCTGTTTATGCCGTATTTAAAGGAAGCCTTTATGGTCCTGGAAACAAGAACATCCGCTACCGCTTCCTGGAAAGATGCGGCGATAGACGGAATGTCCAGCCCGGATTTTTCGTTATCTTTCACATAATATAAAACCGCCGTTTTCAATCCGCTGAAACTGAAAAAATAAGGGTTCTTCTTCACTCTTGCTCTTGGAAAATTAATTAAAGAAGGGTTTCCCCCCGCGGCAATTTTTTGTATTGCGGGCCCGCCCGGATATTCAAGCCCCAAAAGTTTGGCGACTTTATCAAACGCTTCACCCGCAGCATCATCAACTGTCGTGCCCAATAGCTCATATTCGTCAATATCTTTCGCTATACCGAGTAATGTGTGGCCTCCGGAAACAAGAAGCCAGATAAAAGGCATTTTTAAAGAATCTTCCGAAAGGAAATTCGCATACACATGCGCATGCAGGTGATTGACGCCTGCAAGGGGTTTTTTTATAGATTCGGCAAATGCTTCGGCAAAAGAAATGCCTACCAATAATGCTCCAATCAAACCCGGGCCCCTGGTAACAGCTACACCGTCTATATCCGAAACTTTTATGCCGGCAGACTGTATCGCGATATCCACAATGTTCCCTATGCTTTCAAGATGAGCCCTGCTGGCTATTTCAGGGACAACACCCCCGAATCTCCTGTGTATATCGACCTGTGAAGAAATGATATTGGATAATATTTTTTTACCTCCGGAGACCACGGCGGCTGAAGTTTCATCACAGGAAGTTTCAATACCTAATATTTTCAATATCCATCCCCTATTATTACCATTTCGGACGCGGGAACGATTTTTAAATCATTATATTTTATCACATCCAGATAAGAAATCAGAATCTTCAGCGTCTGTTCGCGGTAATGCCCAATACCAACCGCTTTGCCTTCCTTTTTTGACAGCCTTATTAAATTTTCAAAAGCATCCCTTATCGCTTTATCTTCTTTGACATTGTCCAGGAAAATATCCCTTTTTATGACAGGACACCCGATTTCTTCCGCAACCTCACAGATGACGGAACTACTTGAGGTAAGGCTGTCGACAAAGAAAAGACCTTTTTCATCCGTTTGCTTCAGAACCGTCCTGATAAGATTCTTTGCCCCGCAGGCTTTTGATCCCATATGATTATTTATTCCGGCGGCAAAAGGAACGGATTCAAGGTTTTTTTCCAGAGTTTCCCTTACCTCCTGTTCATTCATATCCGAAAGGATTACCCCTTTACCCGCATCAACTGTCATGGATTCAGGCTCCATCGGACAATGAAGCATAACTTCAAAACCCATTGAGTTCAATTTAGCCGCGCTCTCTTTCGAATACCGCAGGTGCGGAAGCACGGCACAGTCAACAGGTTCTTTTATTTTTTCAAGCAGACGGAAATAATTCAAACTGTTGCCGAAATCATCGATTATTATGGCCACGTAACCCGAATATACGCGGTTGAACCTCAAAACCCCCGTTTTCTTCCTTTTAATGAAAATAAGATGTTTTTCAAAACACCCAGTCCCATCCGACAGCTCTATCTTTTTCGCCGGCTGAACTTTCGCCCCGGATCTGACGAATATGCTTTTCAAGCCGTCCGTTATATCCTTTGCTAAATAATCCTCAGAGGGTTTCAGAAAAATATCGACACAAAAACCCGTATTCCTCTTTTCTGCGAAGCTGATTTTATTGGCAATACCTTTCTGGCGGAGGTATAAAGAAACTTCTTCCACAAGTTTTACCGGCTCTTTTCCGGAAGGCCCGGAGAGCGTTCTTTTTTTCCTGGCGGACAACGATTCTGTTGGGAGAAACAGGATAAAAACCAATAAAATAGTCAGAGAAAAACGGCACAATACGGAATTAGTTAACACTTTTCTCCTTGGCAAAAGAAGCATCCGACAACGTCTTATCAAATATATCCATAGCTTTTAAAAGGTCTATTGCCCTTTGAAGCTGTATGTCTTTGACTTCTTCTTCATCTACTGCATTTTTTTCGGCATTATCAGTCTGTTCACTCTGCTTCAAAGCTTTTTCAAGCTCCGCATATTTCTTTAAAACAAGTTTTACTTCCTCTTCATCAGAAATGTCAACTTCAATATCGGGAATAATTCCCACCCCGTGTATGGTAACTCCGCTGGGAGTAAAATATTTTGCGGTAGTCAACCTTAATGCTGAACCGTCATTCAGGGGTATAACACTCTGCACAGATCCCTTGCCAAATGTTTTTTCCCCTATTAAAATAGCTTTTTTATAGTCCTTAAGCGCGCCCGCAACTATTTCAGAACCGCTTGCAGAACCATTGTTTATAAGCACCGCGATAGGGTATTCTTTATGGGTTGTCCTGTCTTTCGCGTTAAAAACTACGTTTTGCGAAGGCAACTTGCCCTGTATGGACACTATGACTTTGCCGTTTTCCACAAACCTGTCAGCCACTTCAACGGCTGTCTGCAATAACCCGCCGGGATTATTTCTTAAATCAATTATCAATGACTTCATGCCTCTGGTTTCCATATCCGTTAACGCTTTTTCAAAATCTCTGCCTGTATTTTCCTGGAACTGTACAATCCTGATATAGCCGATACTATTCTCAAGTATTTTGGCATCTTTAATGCTTTCGACTTTTATGATGTCCCTTACAACATCAAAATCCAATACTTTTTGATTTGACCTTAATACAACAATATGCACTTTTGTGCCCGGCTTTCCCCTCAGCTTGCTGACGGCTTTCATTAAAGTCATATCCTTCGTGCTTTCACCGTCGATTTTAATTATTTTGTCGCCGGTTTTTAAACCTGCGCGCTCGGCAGGCGTTCCTTCCATCGGCGCAATAACCGTAAGCAGGCTATCCCTGACTGTTATTTCTATCCCGAGGCCGCCAAACTCACCTTCCGTTTCAACTTTAATTTCCTTATACATTTCCGGTTCCATGAACTGGCTGTGAGGATCAAGTT includes these proteins:
- a CDS encoding S41 family peptidase, which encodes MKKIFVLITSILLIATLSYSALDGEKAPSQPDDDIYKQMEQLAVVFAIVEKDYVDDVDQKKLVYGAMKGIIAELDPHSQFMEPEMYKEIKVETEGEFGGLGIEITVRDSLLTVIAPMEGTPAERAGLKTGDKIIKIDGESTKDMTLMKAVSKLRGKPGTKVHIVVLRSNQKVLDFDVVRDIIKVESIKDAKILENSIGYIRIVQFQENTGRDFEKALTDMETRGMKSLIIDLRNNPGGLLQTAVEVADRFVENGKVIVSIQGKLPSQNVVFNAKDRTTHKEYPIAVLINNGSASGSEIVAGALKDYKKAILIGEKTFGKGSVQSVIPLNDGSALRLTTAKYFTPSGVTIHGVGIIPDIEVDISDEEEVKLVLKKYAELEKALKQSEQTDNAEKNAVDEEEVKDIQLQRAIDLLKAMDIFDKTLSDASFAKEKSVN